Proteins encoded within one genomic window of Salmo trutta chromosome 11, fSalTru1.1, whole genome shotgun sequence:
- the papss1 gene encoding bifunctional 3'-phosphoadenosine 5'-phosphosulfate synthase 1: protein METSGNSHKKPKLSNASSENWGMQRATNVTYQAHHVSRNKRGQVVGTRGGFRGCTVWLTGLSGAGKTTVSMALEEYLVCHGIPCYSLDGDNIRQGLNKNLGFSPEDREENVRRIAEVARLFADAGLVCIASFISPYGRDRVNARKIHEAAGLPFFEVFVDAPLDVCEQRDVKGLYKRARAGEIRGFTGIDSEYEKPEAPELVLKTDSCSVNESIQQLIDLLHEKDIVPVDASYEVKELYVVENKLDLAKTDAKTLPAVQIGKVDMQWVQVLAEGWATPLNGFMREREFLQCLHFDCLLDGGVINLSVPVVLPVSGADKERLDGVTAMALVYEGRRVAILRNPEFYEHRKEERCARQWGTTCKDHPYIKMVMESGDWLVGGDLQVLDKISWNDGLDQYRLTPTELKHKFKEMNADAVFAFQLRNPVHNGHALLMQDTHKRLIERGYRRPVLLLHPLGGWTKDDDVPLEWRMKQHAAVLDEGVLKPENTIVAIFPSPMMYAGPTEVQWHCRARMVAGANFYIVGRDPAGMPHPATGKDLYEPTHGAKVLTMAPGLITLEIVPFKVAAYNKAKRAMDFYDPKNHQDYDFISGTRMRKMAREGQNPPEGFMAPKAWAVLVEYYQSLEKAT from the exons ATGGAGACTTCCGGAAACTCTCACAAGAAACCGAAGCTGAGCAACGCGTCCAGCGAGAATTGG GGAATGCAGAGGGCGACTAATGTGACCTACCAGGCTCATCATGTCAGCAGGAACAAGCGTGGTCAGGTGGTGGGGACGAGAGGGGGCTTCCGTGGATGCACTGTCTGGCTCACAG GTCTGTCTGGGGCTGGGAAGACCACGGTGAGCATGGCCCTGGAGGAGTACCTGGTGTGCCACGGCATCCCCTGCTACTCGCTGGACGGAGACAACATCCGCCAGGGCTTGAACAAGAACCTGGGCTTCAGCCCTGAGGACCGAGAGGAGAACGTCAGGCGTATAGCCGAGGTGGCCCGCCTGTTCGCCGACGCAGGGCTCGTCTGCATCGCCAGCTTCATCTCTCCCTACGGACGG GATCGTGTGAACGCCAGGAAGATCCACGAGGCTGCAGGCTTGCCCTTCTTCGAGGTGTTTGTGGACGCGCCGCTTGACGTGTGTGAACAGAGAGACGTCAAGGGCCTCTACAAGAGAGCCAGGGCTGGAGAGATCAGAG GTTTCACTGGGATAGACTCGGAGTATGAGAAACCAGAGGCCCCAGAGCTGGTGCTGAAGACCGACTCCTGCAGTGTCAACGAGTCTATACAGCAGCTCATTGACCTGCTACATGAGAAG GATATAGTGCCGGTGGATGCTTCCTATGAAGTGAAGGAGCTGTACGTAGTGGAGAACAAGCTGGACCTGGCCAAGACGGATGCTAAAACACTACCTGCTGTGCAGATTGGAAAG GTGGACATGCAGTGGGTTCAGGTGCTTGCTGAGGGCTGGGCCACCCCTCTGAACGGCTTCATGAGGGAGAGGGAGTTTCTGCAGTGTCTGCACTTTGACTGTCTGCTGGACG GTGGCGTCATCAACCTGTCTGTGCCGGTGGTGTTGCCGGTGTCGGGGGCGGACAAGGAGCGTCTGGACGGCGTCACGGCCATGGCCCTGGTGTACGAGGGCCGCCGCGTGGCCATCCTCCGCAACCCCGAGTTCTACGAGCACCGCAAGGAGGAGCGCTGCGCCCGCCAGTGGGGCACTACCTGCAAGGACCACCCCTACATCAAG ATGGTAATGGAGAGTGGAGACTGGCTGGTAGGAGGAGACCTGCAGGTCCTGGACAAGATCAGCTGGAACGACGGCCTGGACCAGTACAGACTCACCCCCACTGAGCTCAAACACAAGTTCAAGGAGATGAATGCAG acGCGGTGTTTGCCTTCCAGCTGCGTAACCCGGTGCACAACGGCCACGCCCTCCTCATGCAGGACACCCACAAGCGTCTGATCGAACGGGGATACCGCCGGCCCGTCCTACTGCTGCACCCGCTGGGCGGCTGGACCAAGGACGACGACGTGCCGTTGGAGTGGCGCATGAAACAGCACGCCGCCGTGCTGGACGAGGGCGTGCTGAAACCGGAAAACACCATCGTGGCCATCTTCCCGTCGCCCATGATGTACGCAGGCCCCACTGAG GTGCAGTGGCACTGCCGAGCCCGAATGGTGGCCGGCGCCAACTTCTACATCGTGGGTCGCGATCCGGCGGGCATGCCCCACCCAGCCACGGGCAAGGACCTGTACGAGCCAACCCATGGGGCTAAGGTCCTCACCATGGCGCCTGGACTCATCACCCTGGAGATTGTACCCTTCAAGGTGGCCGCCTACAACAAAGCCAAGAGGGCCATGGACTTCTACGACCCCAAGAA CCATCAAGACTATGACTTCATCTCAGGGACACGGATGCGTAAGATGGCTCGCGAAGGACAGAACCCTCCGGAAGGCTTCATGGCCCCCAAAGCCTGGGCTGTACTGGTGGAGTACTATCAGTCCCTGGAGAAGGCTACCTAA